In Sphingobacterium sp. R2, the genomic stretch ATAAGGTTGATGGATAGAAGGACATTTTTAAGGAGAAAACTGGGGTTTATAAGTAAAACAATGTTCCTGGCAAATATGCTTGCGATCATTGCCCTGCTGATGAGCTATTCAGCGACTTTCATCAATCCTAAATCTTTTTGGCCTATTGCCTTTATGGGACTAGGCTACCTCCCTATACTTGTTATTAATATTGGCTTTATCTGCTATTGGCTGCTCCGTAAGCGAAAAATTGCATTTTATTCACTCGTGACGATCCTGATTGGATGGCCTTATCTAACTAAACACTGGAACATTCGCAAAGAGAATGCCCCTGTCTCGTCGGAAACGCGTACGCTGCGCATCATGACCTTCAATGCACATTTATTCAAAAAGGTAAACGATGAGAAAAAAAACTTTAAAGCCGATGTTGTTCGCATTATCGACAGTATATCTCCCGATGTGATCTGCTTTCAGGAATATATTAGTAAAATTAAAGGAAAGCATGTTTTTTCGGAAGAGTTTAAAGACAAGCTCGGCTACGATTACTTTTTCTTCGAACCTAGCTCTAAAAATGATTACGAGGCCTATGGAATGGCTGTCCTTTCACGATTCCCGATTTATGATTCAGGCACTATAAGAGACAACGATTACGGGATCAATCGAATCAGTTATGTCGATGTCAAAAAACAGGATACTTTGATTCGCCTCTACAATATACATCTCCGTTCTTTTGCACTTCAAAATGAAGACAAAGAGTTCATTCAGAATTTATCCAATACTAATGAGTTGGATAATTCAAGAACACGTAGACTGAGTCGCAAACTGAAGAATGCATTCGAACTGCGGAGTGAACAGGCACATTCATTAAAGAAGCATATGAATGAATGTCAATATCCTTATATTGCCGTAGGTGATTTCAATGATACGCCGATGAGCTACTCGGTCAATCTGATTGGAGATGGTATGTACAATGCATTTAAGGAGAAAGGTAATGGCTGGGGCGTGACGCATCATTCCCTTTTACCGATCTTTCAGATTGATTATATTTTTGCAAGCCAGAAATTTCAGGTGATGAACTATCAGATCGTCAAAAAGAAATTATCAGATCACTATCCGGTATGGGCTGATCTTAGACTTAAACCTTAGGCATTTGATACCCTAATGTTTTAAGCCCTATTTCGATAAATTTATCTCTTCTATTTTTGATTTTATAGTAGGCTTCACGGCCAAAATAATAGCGTCCTACTAATGCTTCGATATCGGATTGAATGATATCATGTAAATTTGCAGCTTCTCTGGACGTTACCGAAATACGCTTTTGGCTATTGAGATATGAAATAAATAGATCAAATTCTGCCGCAGGCAAATGGTAGCCACTTATAAAATTCTCGATAGAATACGCGGGCAGATGTTTTGTGAATCGATCATAAACGAACTCTTCGATTGCATTGGAATGAAAGATCTCGCGGTATTTGGCACTGGTCTCATTGGTATCAATCGGGATGGTCACATCGGGAAGAATACCGCCACCACCAAACACAAGCTTTCCTTTGCTGGTTGTAAACATTTCTTTTTGACTAAATTCGGTATCCATTGTCCAAAGATCGAAGCCTGTCATGTATTTTGCTGCATCAAAATTGGCACGTGTATATTTTCGTTGAATACATCTTCCAAGCGGCGTATAGTAACGTGCCACGGTCAAATTGATTGCCGAACCGTCTGAAAAATCAAATTGCTCTTGTACCAATCCTTTGCCATACGACCTACGTCCGACAATTGTTGCACGATCCAGGTCTTGAAGAGCGCCGCTCACAATTTCGCTTGCTGAGGCAGTGCTTTCGTTGATCAGCACAATGACACGGCCATCGCCAAACTCGCCAGGCTTTTCGGAATAGAAATCCTGACGTGGCTCATTGGCTCCTTCGGTATACATCAGGAGTCTTTTTTCCTGAAAAAATTGACCCGCTAGATCAATTGCCGTGTGCACAAACCCACCACCATTATTACGTAAATCTAAAATAAGATCTTGCGCTCCACTTTTTCGTAAGTCAATGAGTGACTGCCTGAATTCGTCTGCCGTCTTATGTCCAAACCTCCGAATTTTAACATAAGCTGTTTTTGGAGCGATCATATAGGATGCATCTAAGCTCGAAACATTGACCTGATCACGAATCACTTTTATTGGATTGCTCAATACCACTCCATTACGCTGAATGGAAATCAATACCGCTGTTCCTTTCTTTCCACGGATCAGTTTTTCTATTTCGTTTTCGGTCACTTTTCTTCCGACAAGGTCGTTATTTCCGATCTTTAAAATGCGGTCACCAATACGCATTCCTGCTTTCTCAGCAGGCCCTGCAGCAACCATCCCAACGACGAGCAGGGTATCTTTCAAGCGAAAATACTCTACTCCAATACCGTCAAATGTTCCTTCAAGGGTCTCCTGCTTGGCCTGTACTTGATTTGGTTTCAAAAATGTGGAAAAAGGGTCTAAGCGGGAAACTACATGCTCAATGGCTTCGTCCTGAACGGTATCTATACTGACGTTATCGACATAATTTTCAGCAATTAATTGAATGAGATATTGCAGTTTATCCGAATTTCCGTTGGAGCGTAAACTTGAAAAGGTTGTTTTTTGGTTACTTCCTTGCTCTTCAGCATAATTTTGTCCCAACAGCAAGCCGAGAAGCAATACTGCAGCATATGTAGCGGCTACAAAAATATTTCTTTTAATACTTTTTTGCATGGGAAATCTTCCTGAATTATCGAAGAAAAGAAAAATTATTCAACATTCATTACCTGATCAAAAATAATAAGTTTATTCGGTTAAACGAGTACGTGAACCATATTTTTACATTAAAAATTAAAAATCCATTCTGTGGTTTAGAACAGCCTGTCAGTGCCATGCGTCCGTTCAATTCCATCCCGACAAACTTTCGATGAATCGAAGAGCAAGCCGTAGGACTTTTCCGATCTTTTGCTCAAAACAGTATTATGCCTCAATTTAACTTGCAAATCCGCGTAAATTTATCTTAGTTTGAGTGGAAAAAGATTCAACTGGTATGCACGAAATCGAACCTTATTACAATTGGCGGGATTATTACATTGCCGCTGAAGATGAACAATCGCCCTTCTATGGCACGATCTATAGTGAATTCGATTTTGATAAACAGGTCTATAATTTTCTCCTGCATCCGCAATGGGATGAATTTGGTTCGCTTACTTTATATTTAAAAATACTGTTTGTCGACTATGAGAAACACTATTGCATTATCGAACTGATTGGTGAATGGAATGATGCCATCTACAATGATATTATGTTATTCAAGCGAGAAATTATTGATGTATTGATCAGTCAGGGTATCAAATATTTTATTGTAATCGGCGAGAATGTACTGAATTTTCATGCTTCAGACGACTCATACTATGAGGAATGGTTTCAGGATATTGAGGATGGCTGGATTGCAGGCATTGGTTTCCGTGAACATGTGATCGAAGAGTTCCAACAACAGAATATAGATTATTACATTAATTTTGGTGGTGGCTTGAATACGCTTGCTTGGCGAACATTAAAGCCGAAACAGGTATTCTATCATGTGAATGAATCCTTGACAAAACGGCTTGGTTTTTAAGATCTGCCTATTGGGAGTATTATTATTAATCCTTGTTCTTTACTGTATTATCCTGTAAC encodes the following:
- a CDS encoding endonuclease/exonuclease/phosphatase family protein, with protein sequence MFLANMLAIIALLMSYSATFINPKSFWPIAFMGLGYLPILVINIGFICYWLLRKRKIAFYSLVTILIGWPYLTKHWNIRKENAPVSSETRTLRIMTFNAHLFKKVNDEKKNFKADVVRIIDSISPDVICFQEYISKIKGKHVFSEEFKDKLGYDYFFFEPSSKNDYEAYGMAVLSRFPIYDSGTIRDNDYGINRISYVDVKKQDTLIRLYNIHLRSFALQNEDKEFIQNLSNTNELDNSRTRRLSRKLKNAFELRSEQAHSLKKHMNECQYPYIAVGDFNDTPMSYSVNLIGDGMYNAFKEKGNGWGVTHHSLLPIFQIDYIFASQKFQVMNYQIVKKKLSDHYPVWADLRLKP
- a CDS encoding S41 family peptidase — translated: MQKSIKRNIFVAATYAAVLLLGLLLGQNYAEEQGSNQKTTFSSLRSNGNSDKLQYLIQLIAENYVDNVSIDTVQDEAIEHVVSRLDPFSTFLKPNQVQAKQETLEGTFDGIGVEYFRLKDTLLVVGMVAAGPAEKAGMRIGDRILKIGNNDLVGRKVTENEIEKLIRGKKGTAVLISIQRNGVVLSNPIKVIRDQVNVSSLDASYMIAPKTAYVKIRRFGHKTADEFRQSLIDLRKSGAQDLILDLRNNGGGFVHTAIDLAGQFFQEKRLLMYTEGANEPRQDFYSEKPGEFGDGRVIVLINESTASASEIVSGALQDLDRATIVGRRSYGKGLVQEQFDFSDGSAINLTVARYYTPLGRCIQRKYTRANFDAAKYMTGFDLWTMDTEFSQKEMFTTSKGKLVFGGGGILPDVTIPIDTNETSAKYREIFHSNAIEEFVYDRFTKHLPAYSIENFISGYHLPAAEFDLFISYLNSQKRISVTSREAANLHDIIQSDIEALVGRYYFGREAYYKIKNRRDKFIEIGLKTLGYQMPKV